The Deltaproteobacteria bacterium DNA window CCTTAATCCCCTCCCCTCGAGGGAGGGGAAAACCGCGGGATTACAATATTTTTTGAAAACCCCTACCCCTCAACTAAAATTTAACTTTGGGCGCCTTGTTTGCGCCTGCATCCGCTTGAAAGTAGGGCTTTGGCTGAAAACCTGACATCGAAGCCACAATAGAATCGGGAAAGGAGCCTACTGTCTCATTGTATTCCTGAACTGCTTTTGTGAAGTTTCTTCGTTCCACGGCAATACGATTCTCGGTCCCTTCCAGCTGACTTTGAAGTTCCAAGAAATTTTGATTGGCTTTCAAATCAGGATATTTTTCCACCACTACCATCAAACGACTTAAGGCCGAACTGAGCTCACCTTGAGTCTGTTGAAACTTTTGAAAACTCTGAGGATCATTCATCGCGCTTCCCGCTGAAACATTGGTCTGTGTAGCTTTTGCACGGGCTTCGACCACGGCTTGCAAGGTATCTTTTTCGTGTGCCGCATAACCTTTGACGGTATTCACCAAATTGGGAATCAAATCCAACCGCCGTTGATACACATTCTCCACCTGAGACCAGGAAGATTTCACTGTCTGGTCCATTCTCACCAATTTATTTTTTATGGAAACAAAGCAGAGACCCGCAATCACTACTGCGGCGACTAAAATTAATAGTATTTTATTCATGGAATACTCCTTACAAATATTCGCCCCACGGCGAATCGTTTGAATTCTTGGAAGAGATACTTGCCAGTTACAACAAATTTTCAATCTTCAATACCTGCTGTACCAAATCGGCCAGCATACCGTCTTCGAAAGGCAGCTTCAAATTGCCATGGGCAAAGAATTCTTTGAGAGGTTTGGTACCGCCGATTTTGCAGAGGCTGAGATAATTTTCTAGGGCCCTTTCTTTATTTTGTATACTCTGTACCCACAGCTGTAGTGCGCCGGTTAAGGCAATGGCGTAATCGATGTAATAGAAGGGATGTTTAAAGATGTGCAATTGACGCAACCAGCGGATGCGGCGCCAGGCGGTAGCACCTTCGTAATCCAGGTCTGGCAAGTAGGTTCTCTCTAATTCTTCCCAAACTTTTGCACGACCCTCGGCCCCTTGGGCATTGCCTGAATAAACGCGATGCTGAAATTCATCCACCATGGCAATGTAAGGTAAAAGCAAAATCGACTCGGCCAGATGAAATTTTTTGTAGCGAGCCGCATCGGTCGCATGAAAAAATTCTTCGTAGTAAGGATAGGCCAAAAATTCCATCCCCATCGAATGGACTTCACAGGCTTCTAGCGAAGGCCAGCGCAGTTCCATCAAATCGAGCGTCCGGCTTTCCCAGGCCTGGAAGGCATGGCCGGATTCATGCAGAACGGTGGTAATGTCACTGGCCTCCCCCACGCTGTTGAGAAAGATGTAAGGGACGCGATAGTCGGAAAGATCCGTACAAAAAGCACCGGGGGCCTTGCCATTGCGAGCTTCGAGGTCTAAGAGCTCGCAATCCACCATCCTCTTAAAATGATTTCCGAGCACAGGCGACAGAGCGGAAAAAACTTTATGAGCGGCTGGAATTTGCTGAGGGATGGAAAGCTTTATTTTTTCGACACGCCACTCGGGAAAAAACTCAGAGTCCCAGGCCTTACAAGTGGAAGCCGAAAGCATTTTGGCTTGCACGGCTCTAATTTTAGAAGCCAAAGGAACCAGCACTTTTTTAATTTGTTCCCGAAAGGCTGCAACTTCTTTGGGGCCATAATCCACGCGGCGCATGTGCTGATAGCCCAACAAGGTAAAATTGTCGTAACCCAGTTTTTTCCCCATGCCGTTGCGCAAACCCACGCACTCGTCATAAATCTTTTCCAAAGAATCTCGATTTTCCAAAAACCAATTTCCATATTGATGAAAGGCCTCTTTTCGCAAGGCCGCATCCGGCGAAGTAGCGAAACGACGATAATGGGCCAGTGGATATTTTTGTCCCCCCACTTCAAATTCAGCATTTCCGGTAAGCTTGGTGTAATCGTTCAGCAAATGATTCAACTGGGTTTCGGTTTCGATATTGGCTGGATTAAAAGAATCTTCCTGCAACTGCAGCATGTTAAAATATTGGATACTGTATTTTTGCTCCAGCTCTTTTCGAAAAGGAGAATGGAGTATCTTTTGGCGAATGGGCGCCGAATGGGCTTTGTAGGGCGGCTCGATTTCTTCCTGCAAACGCTTCAGCTCGGCATCAATCGCTGTATCTTGAGTAAAACGATGAAAAGCCAAAGTGGCCTTTTCAAGATGAGTCTCGATATGAATTTTTACCTCATTAAAATAAACCAGGGCAGCCTCCCAATCGTCTAGGGTTTTGGCGGCTTCAAACTGAGCCAAACTTTTTTTGAGCCAGACCTCAACATGGCTTTTTTGAAGGATTTGCTGTTGTTCTTTGAAAAATTTTGTGGGGTAGAGGGTGAGGTTTTTCATGGTTTAGAGAGAAACACTGTTCTCTTTGATCAGTTGATAATTAATATTAAAATTCATTTCGCGCTGGTTTGCATGTTCAATAGTCATACTCACCACTTTACCCTCTTTATCTAAGTCAATCAGAACATTTTCATTCAACTCTTTAGAATCAACTATTTCGTGCTGGTTTAAAATAACCAGCAATGTATCGGTATCCGAAAAATATTTTAAATCCATAAAATAGACCCCTTTTTATTCCTTAAAAGATCGATCAAAAAAGCATTGTGAACAGTCTCATGATCTTCCAACAAAACAACCCCTAAATATCTATTATCCGCTTTCTCTATTTTCCCCCACATTCTCAATCGATCATCTGCTTGAACTTCAATTTTAACAGGATTTTGAATAACAGACTCTATCCACTCTTGTTTAACCATTGCACGATCGGGCCTTGCTTTTGTAAATAGAAAATATTGTGTATACTTCATTTCAACTTTCCACCCAGATTCTGCATCTGTTCAAAACTCAAACCACATTGTTTTTGAACTTTTTGCAGCAAACTTTGTATTTGTTCTACCGATAAATTTTGTGTGTTTTGAGGCTTGGTCAGCTCCAGAATTAATTTTCGATCACTCTCGGGAAGTTGAGAATAGCAAACCATCACTTTATCCAGCTCATCCATAATTTTTAATTTTTCACCTTCGCTTAGATTCTGCGGTAAAAATTTGTCAACCATGTCCAGAGACTTTGCAGTTTTATAAATCCAGCTAACCATATCAGGACTGGTCATTTTATTTTTAATGAGCCCCTTGAAGTCGACCGTGAAGTAGAGAAAAGCCAGGGCGCCCACGCAAAGGAGAATGAAACTAAAACAGCCGACTAAACACCCCGTAAAACAGCCACAACCACTGCTAGATTTCACTGGAGGATTTTGAAAGCCTTGAGGGTTTGGATTTTGCATCATTGACTCCTATGACGAGTTTAGCAGTTTACAAGTCCACCAGTTCACCAAGACTACTTCGGCACCTTCTCCCAATCTTTCAAAAACTGTTCAATGCCCCGATCGGTTAAAGGATGCGAAGCCAGTTGCTTAATGACGCTATAGGGAATAGTCGAAACATCCGCCCCCAGCAAAGCTGCGTCGCGTACGTGTACGGGGTTGCGGATGGAAGCCACTAAAATTTTGGTTTCAAAATTGTAATTGTCATAAATCGTCCGAATATCTCCAATCAAATCCATTCCTACCTGGGACAAATCATCCAAACGCCCCACGAAGGGGCTCACATAGGTGGCACCTGCTTTGGCGCAGAGCAAGGCCTGGGTGGCTGAGAAAACAAGCGTGACATTGGTCTTGATGCCTTCCTTGGCACAAGCCGCCACCGCTTTGATTCCGGTTAAGGTCATGGGAATTTTCACCACAATATTTTTGTGCATTTTCGCAAAATGGCAGGCCTCTTTCATCATATTTTCAAAATCGAGACTGATCGTCTCGGCACTGATGGGGCCATCGACAATTTTACAGATCTCCAAAATGGTTTCGTCATAATTGCGACCGGTTTTTGCTGCCAGGCTTGGGTTGGTCGTCACTCCATCCACAAGTCCCATGGCATGACATTCACGAATTTCTTTTACATTCGCCGAATCGATAAAAAATTGCATAGCCTCTCCTTTTTATTTCAAACATTTCTCATCACAAAAAAATTCAGACCCTCTTCGAAGGGCAATAGCAGTCGGATTAAAGGTTCCACAAGTGGGACATTTCTTCATTTCATCAATCAAGGGAGCTTCTTGTTTTGCAGAAGGCCCCGCATAAGAATTCCTAAAACCTTGTCTTGGTTTCACAGGACCTTTGTTGCCGCTGTTGCCGCGAAACATCTTAAACAAGACATACAGACAAAAGATGAAAATTAAAAAACGCATCAGGCGTACTAGCTACGATAAAAATTAAATAATGGAACTACTTTTTTTGAGTCTTTTAAATTCTTCAAAAGTAAATGGACACTCTGTCCTTTGAGGGGATGAATGAGATCAGGTGCGATTTCGCATAGGGGCTCGAGCACAAAACGTCGATGATGAAGTTCGGGATGAGGAAGGATCAGAGTTTTACTTTTCAGAATTTCTTTGTCGAAAAAGAGAAGATCCAAATCGATGACCCGTGGGCCCCATTTTTCACGCTCTTCTTCTGGCGACCTTCCCATCTTCTGTTCTATTTCTCTCAATAAATTTAAAAGCTCCGCGGCACCGAGCTGTGTTTTGAGCTTTAAAACCCCATTCATAAACCAGGGGTTTTCTTTTTGGTTGGGTAAACTCAGGGGTTCCGTTTCGTATAGCAAAGACACCCGCAACAACTCACAAAGGGAGTGTTCATGAAGACGGTGAATCGCTTCCGCACAATTTTTGGCCTTGTCTCCCAAATTGGAACCGAAGGCAACATAGGCAATATGATCTTTAAATTCTTCCATCTTAAGCTGACCCTAAAAGGAGTGGGCTTATAGGTCAATTGGGGAAAATGCACTTGATCTTATTTTTTGGCTTTGACATTAAAAAACCATGGCGACTCTCAATTCCAATTTTCTAAAACTCAAGGCCGGCTACCTCTTTCCTGAAATTGGCCGCCGTGTGAAGACCTTTCAGGATCAAAATCCAAACAAGAAAATCATTCGTTTGGGCATTGGCGATGTCGTGCTGCCTCTGGCTCCGGCTATCACCAAAGCGATGCAGAAGGCGGTCGAAGAGATGGGCTCTGCTCAAGGATTTCGCGGATACGGGCCTGAACAAGGCTATCCGTTTCTGATTGAGGCCATTCTGGAAAATGATTTCAAGAGCAAAGGCGTTCAACTGAAGGTGAATGAAATCTTTGTTTCGGATGGATCCAAATGCGACACCGGAAATATCCAGGAAATTTTTGCGTTGGAAAACAAGATTGCCGTCACCGACCCCGTTTATCCGGTTTATGTCGATACCAACGTTATGGCGGGACGCAGCGGTGCGATGCAGAAAAGCGGGCATTATGAAGGCATCGTTTACCTGCCCACCACCGTTGAAAACAACTTTAGCCCCCCCCTGCCCCAGGAAAAAGTGGAAATTATTTATCTTTGCTCCCCCAACAATCCTACGGGGGCCACACTTTCCAAAGAAGCGCTTGCTGCGTGGGTAAACTGGGCCAAGGCCAATGAAGCCATTATTTTGTTTGATGCTGCTTATGAGGCCTTTATTTCTGATCCAAACCTTCCCCATTCCATCTACGAAATTCCGGGGGCGCAAGAAGTGGCCATCGAATTTAGAAGTTTTTCCAAGACAGCCGGCTTCACCGGCACACGTTGCGCCTATACCGTAGTCCCCGAGGCGCTTAAGGTGAAAGACGACCATGGCAACGCAGTCTCCGTTAATCCTTTGTGGAATCGGCGTCATTGCACCAAGTTCAATGGGGTGTCTTATCCCGTGCAACGCGCAGCAGAAGCCTGTTACAGCGTGGAGGGAAAACAGCAAATCCAAAAACAAATTTCCTATTACATGCACAATGCAAAACTCATTCGCGAAGGTTTGAGCAATTTGGGAATCGTAGTTTATGGTGGAATCAATGCCCCTTATATCTGGATGAAAACTCCCAGACAATTAGACTCCTGGAGTTTCTTTGATCAATTATTGAATGAAGCTTGCGTGGTCGGAACCCCTGGGTCAGGATTTGGTCCTGCCGGAGAAGGATATTTTAGACTGAGCGCCTTTGGCTTGAAGGAAAATATTGAAGAGGCTTTGAGTCGAATGGCTAAGATGAAGGAAAAGACAAACTGAGGACTTCCATTATGAAAAATCTCATCCAAAAAATCTGCAAAACCGAAGGAGGCTTGGGACTTCTTATCCTTCGACTCGTACTCGGAGTAATCTTTTTCAAAGCGGGCACTGGAAAATTGTGGGGATGGTACGGAGGGCCCGGCATCCAGGGCGCTATTGGTTTTTTTATCAAACTGGGAATTCCGGCCCCTGTTTTCCACGCCTATTTTGTGGGCTGTATCGAAGCCACAGGAGGAGTAGCCCTGATTTTGGGATTATTCACTCGGATTGTTTCCATCCCCTTAGCCATAACGATGATCGTCGCCATGCTCACCGCACACAAACCTATTGGAGGCGAAAAAATTTCCATGGCCTTTTATTATGTGTTGGTTATTTTTGCAGCCCTTGCCGCCTTGATAGACCGCGGTGCAGGGGATGTTTCCCTCGACAAAAAAATCGGCTGTTGCGAAGGATGTAAAAAAACCTAGACACCAGGGGTGCCCTAGCTTCTTTCCTAAATTCGACGATCTTGGGGTTATAGCAGTGAGGGTGCAATACTGGCGAGTAGGGCTATGTTTTGGGTTTTGCTCAGATCACTAGAGGCTATGCTTTGAGCTAAGGCGTTGGCTGTCTCCGAATTGATAGATTGAACCTTAAGAATGCCCTGCAAAGATTTTTGTAAAGAATCAGCGCTATTATTCAGCTGGGAATAAATATTTTGGAGTTCGTTAGAGGTGATGCTGAAAGTAAAAAGAGCCTTATTTAAAATATCCAAAGACTGCACGGCCTTTTGGGGAGAAGAGGCGTCTAATTGATCTAGCCCAAGATTTTCAGAAGACAAATCGGAAAAATGAATTTGTATTTTATCTTCCAAAGCCGCTTCGTTGGTGTTTACAAAAATCGTATCCTCTTTGGAGAGGACTTTATTCCCCGAATATTGAGTCACGTCGACCAGCCTAGCGTAGGCCTCCAAGGTACTTCCAATTTTCTGACTTATAGCTGTTCTCTCTTCCGAAGAAAGAGAGGGATTTTGCGCTTGGGTCAAAAGATCTTTCAATGAATTTAATAAACTCTTTCCCTGAGTCAAACCTGTCTGGGCCGTCTGGACAAGGTTCGTGTTATCGGTTATTGCGGTAAGCATTTTAGAGATAGAATTTTGTCTTTTAGATAAAATCTGAGCAGTCTGTGAAATCGTAAGCAGAGGAGAAAGTAAAAAAGAGGTATTGTTTCCATTTCCATCTTGAGATCCTGAGAGCGAAGAGGTCAAAAGAGACGTCGAATTGCCACTCGTATCGGCATTTAAAGTCGGATCCACAATCAAACCAGCATCTGTATTCTGTGAAGAATTTGAAATAGGGCTGAAGTTCGTCAGTAAATTATTTAAATTTGAAATACTAAGAGACATAAGAATATTCCAATCCGATCTATCCTCACAAAGCTATTAAGCAAGTTACGTGCCAAATATTGCTGGGTTTATTCCTGCAAGGGAAGTTAAAAATTTAATGAAAAATAACGGAATTGTTAAAAAAAGTTGAAAACCAGGAGGGGAAAAAATATCCCTAAAGGTATGCCCAATATTACTCGCCCTTCTTCGTCATAAATCGATCATAGAGAATTCCATATCGAATGCCGCGATCGCTCACCACGACACGATCAATTTTGAGTCTCTTCAGAACTCCCTCTAAGATACAAGCTCCGGCCAGGATTACATCAGCACGTTTGGATTCCATGCCGATGATTTGGCAGCGCTCTGCTATTGTTTTGTTTTTGAGCTCCTCTATAATATTTTCCAGGGAGTTTAGGCTTAAAACAACACCCTGAATTTTTTGAGAATCAAATTGCAGAAGTTTTTGGTCAATTTGGGAAAGGGTGGTAAGGGTTCCCGCAAGGCCAATAAGTTCAAAAGGAGCTTGAGGAAGTTCAATATTTTCCAAATCGCTATCCAGTTTTTGTTTGATGTTTGCTTTAAGAAGTAAAAACTCTTCTTTGCTAATGGGGTCTTGTTTTACTATCTCTTCGGTTAGCCTCACCGACCCTAGTTTCATCGAGAGAGTGCGGATTCGATTGTTGCTTTTTTCCGAGGAAATTTTCCAAATCAGCTCTGTGGATCCTCCTCCGATATCCAGGACAACCAAGTTGGAATATTTTTTTTTAAAATCAAAATAAGCAGAAAGATAGGCCAGTCTTGCTTCTTTTAAGCCGGAAATGATTTCTACTTTAAATCCACAATTTTTTTGAACCCGCTGAACAAATTCTTGAGAATTTTCGGCACGTCTTAAGGCCTCGGTTGCAATACATAAAATGCGCTCAACTTGATGCTTATGAGCCAGGGCTGTATATTTGCGAAGTTGCTCCATCGTTCTATCCATGGCTTCTGTGCTAAGTCTTCCCGTTTTGCTTAGATTTTCGCCAATGCGGGTAATTTCACACTTTTCAAAAAGTGGACGAATTTTTCCATCCTCAGAAAATTCTGCAACCAGCAAAATAACAGAGTTGGAACCGAGGTCTATGGAGGCTATTTTCATAAAGATCGTAATTGTAAAACTCATTGAGTTCTACAAGAGTCAGGGGAGTCTCGGTGACCAATCTGGATTCACGCAGTCTCCGCTTTTGGTAATGGCAGTGGGGTTGGTTCCTTCCCAGAGCATGATATAGATATCGGATTTATGACTACGATCACTAGTGTAAACGATGTAGCGTCCATCGGGAGAGTAGCTGGGGGATTCATTGCTTCCCATTCCATTGGAAACTTTTTGAACCATGGAGCCATCAATATTCATGGTGTAAATGTCAAAGCCTCCACCATCTTGCAGTGAGTAGGCAATCTTATCTCCTTTGGGAGACCAATCGGGCTGGTCATTGAAGGCGCCGCTAAAGGTGATACGCTTGATGTTTCCCCCGTTTTTATCCATAGTAAACAGATGAAGGTGCCCTGCACGTTCGGATGCATACACCAAATTTTGACCATCGGGAGACCAAGCTGGGGAATAATCAATTCCCTTAGAGTGCGTGATTTGAGCTATTTTGTTTCCTTGAGAATCGATAAGAAAGATTTCAGGATCTCCCAT harbors:
- a CDS encoding LemA family protein, coding for MNKILLILVAAVVIAGLCFVSIKNKLVRMDQTVKSSWSQVENVYQRRLDLIPNLVNTVKGYAAHEKDTLQAVVEARAKATQTNVSAGSAMNDPQSFQKFQQTQGELSSALSRLMVVVEKYPDLKANQNFLELQSQLEGTENRIAVERRNFTKAVQEYNETVGSFPDSIVASMSGFQPKPYFQADAGANKAPKVKF
- a CDS encoding M3 family oligoendopeptidase, whose protein sequence is MKNLTLYPTKFFKEQQQILQKSHVEVWLKKSLAQFEAAKTLDDWEAALVYFNEVKIHIETHLEKATLAFHRFTQDTAIDAELKRLQEEIEPPYKAHSAPIRQKILHSPFRKELEQKYSIQYFNMLQLQEDSFNPANIETETQLNHLLNDYTKLTGNAEFEVGGQKYPLAHYRRFATSPDAALRKEAFHQYGNWFLENRDSLEKIYDECVGLRNGMGKKLGYDNFTLLGYQHMRRVDYGPKEVAAFREQIKKVLVPLASKIRAVQAKMLSASTCKAWDSEFFPEWRVEKIKLSIPQQIPAAHKVFSALSPVLGNHFKRMVDCELLDLEARNGKAPGAFCTDLSDYRVPYIFLNSVGEASDITTVLHESGHAFQAWESRTLDLMELRWPSLEACEVHSMGMEFLAYPYYEEFFHATDAARYKKFHLAESILLLPYIAMVDEFQHRVYSGNAQGAEGRAKVWEELERTYLPDLDYEGATAWRRIRWLRQLHIFKHPFYYIDYAIALTGALQLWVQSIQNKERALENYLSLCKIGGTKPLKEFFAHGNLKLPFEDGMLADLVQQVLKIENLL
- a CDS encoding DUF2283 domain-containing protein — protein: MDLKYFSDTDTLLVILNQHEIVDSKELNENVLIDLDKEGKVVSMTIEHANQREMNFNINYQLIKENSVSL
- the fsa gene encoding fructose-6-phosphate aldolase; the encoded protein is MQFFIDSANVKEIRECHAMGLVDGVTTNPSLAAKTGRNYDETILEICKIVDGPISAETISLDFENMMKEACHFAKMHKNIVVKIPMTLTGIKAVAACAKEGIKTNVTLVFSATQALLCAKAGATYVSPFVGRLDDLSQVGMDLIGDIRTIYDNYNFETKILVASIRNPVHVRDAALLGADVSTIPYSVIKQLASHPLTDRGIEQFLKDWEKVPK
- the folK gene encoding 2-amino-4-hydroxy-6-hydroxymethyldihydropteridine diphosphokinase, which encodes MEEFKDHIAYVAFGSNLGDKAKNCAEAIHRLHEHSLCELLRVSLLYETEPLSLPNQKENPWFMNGVLKLKTQLGAAELLNLLREIEQKMGRSPEEEREKWGPRVIDLDLLFFDKEILKSKTLILPHPELHHRRFVLEPLCEIAPDLIHPLKGQSVHLLLKNLKDSKKVVPLFNFYRS
- a CDS encoding LL-diaminopimelate aminotransferase, translating into MATLNSNFLKLKAGYLFPEIGRRVKTFQDQNPNKKIIRLGIGDVVLPLAPAITKAMQKAVEEMGSAQGFRGYGPEQGYPFLIEAILENDFKSKGVQLKVNEIFVSDGSKCDTGNIQEIFALENKIAVTDPVYPVYVDTNVMAGRSGAMQKSGHYEGIVYLPTTVENNFSPPLPQEKVEIIYLCSPNNPTGATLSKEALAAWVNWAKANEAIILFDAAYEAFISDPNLPHSIYEIPGAQEVAIEFRSFSKTAGFTGTRCAYTVVPEALKVKDDHGNAVSVNPLWNRRHCTKFNGVSYPVQRAAEACYSVEGKQQIQKQISYYMHNAKLIREGLSNLGIVVYGGINAPYIWMKTPRQLDSWSFFDQLLNEACVVGTPGSGFGPAGEGYFRLSAFGLKENIEEALSRMAKMKEKTN
- a CDS encoding DoxX family protein, with product MKNLIQKICKTEGGLGLLILRLVLGVIFFKAGTGKLWGWYGGPGIQGAIGFFIKLGIPAPVFHAYFVGCIEATGGVALILGLFTRIVSIPLAITMIVAMLTAHKPIGGEKISMAFYYVLVIFAALAALIDRGAGDVSLDKKIGCCEGCKKT
- a CDS encoding Ppx/GppA family phosphatase encodes the protein MKIASIDLGSNSVILLVAEFSEDGKIRPLFEKCEITRIGENLSKTGRLSTEAMDRTMEQLRKYTALAHKHQVERILCIATEALRRAENSQEFVQRVQKNCGFKVEIISGLKEARLAYLSAYFDFKKKYSNLVVLDIGGGSTELIWKISSEKSNNRIRTLSMKLGSVRLTEEIVKQDPISKEEFLLLKANIKQKLDSDLENIELPQAPFELIGLAGTLTTLSQIDQKLLQFDSQKIQGVVLSLNSLENIIEELKNKTIAERCQIIGMESKRADVILAGACILEGVLKRLKIDRVVVSDRGIRYGILYDRFMTKKGE